In SAR202 cluster bacterium, the sequence GTATTGTTCATTGTTTTCTTGCATTTGGCTACTATTATACTAAACATATTCATTCAATTCAGTATTTAGAGTATTTGGCTTAAGAATAATTTTGTACGTTCTTCTTGTGGGTTTGTGAAAAAATGTTCCGGAGTACCTTCTTCTACAAT encodes:
- a CDS encoding amino acid ABC transporter ATP-binding protein, which codes for IVEEGTPEHFFTNPQEERTKLFLSQIL